A genomic window from Xenorhabdus cabanillasii includes:
- a CDS encoding YbaB/EbfC family nucleoid-associated protein, translating to MFGKGGLGNLMKQAQQMQEKMQKMQEEIANLEVTGESGAGLVKVTINGAHNCRRIEIDPSLMEDDKDMLEDLIAAAFNDAARRIEETQKEKMANVSSGMQLPPGFKMPF from the coding sequence ATGTTTGGTAAAGGTGGTTTGGGCAATTTGATGAAACAGGCCCAGCAGATGCAAGAAAAAATGCAGAAGATGCAGGAAGAAATTGCAAATCTGGAAGTGACTGGTGAATCTGGTGCAGGTCTGGTGAAAGTTACCATTAATGGTGCACATAACTGCCGTCGTATCGAAATCGATCCAAGCCTGATGGAGGATGATAAGGATATGCTGGAAGATTTGATTGCTGCGGCATTCAATGATGCGGCCCGCCGTATTGAAGAAACTCAAAAAGAAAAAATGGCCAATGTTTCCAGTGGCATGCAATTACCACCTGGCTTTAAGATGCCTTTCTGA
- a CDS encoding inosine/guanosine kinase: protein MKFPGKRKSKHYFPVSHRDPLLQPIKEMMDTESNRAYIVGIDQILVDIEAKVDENFIQRYNLSQGHSLVIEDDVAEALYNELAENNLISHEFAGGTIGNTLHNYSVLADDKSVLLGTMCNNIQIGSYAYCYLCNTSSRMDLNHLQGVDGPIGRCFTLITENGERTFAISPGLMNQLSPENIPEHIIAEASALVITAYLVRCKPGEPMPEATMKAIEYAKKHNVPVVLTLGTKYVIADDPQWWRDFLAEHVSVVAMNEDEAQELTGFSDPLLAADMVLNWVDLVLCTAGPAGLYMAGYTEEEHRRQTSHPLLPGAIAEFNRFEFSRAMRQADCQNPMRVYSHIEPYMGGPEKIMNTNGAGDGALSALLHDITANSYHRMNVPNSSKHMRSYLTYSSLAQVCKYANRVSYQVLSQHAPRLTRGLPEKEDSLEEAYWER, encoded by the coding sequence ATGAAATTCCCCGGTAAGCGTAAATCTAAACACTATTTTCCTGTCAGCCACAGAGATCCTCTACTTCAGCCCATCAAAGAGATGATGGATACTGAAAGTAATCGAGCCTATATTGTTGGTATTGACCAAATATTGGTAGATATTGAAGCAAAAGTGGATGAAAATTTTATTCAACGTTATAACCTGAGCCAAGGGCATTCACTAGTTATTGAGGATGATGTGGCTGAGGCACTCTACAATGAGTTAGCAGAAAATAACTTGATTAGCCATGAGTTTGCAGGCGGAACTATCGGTAATACTTTGCACAATTACTCTGTTTTAGCTGATGATAAGTCTGTATTGCTTGGCACTATGTGTAATAACATCCAAATCGGCAGTTACGCTTATTGTTATCTCTGTAATACTTCCAGCCGTATGGACTTAAATCATCTTCAGGGCGTCGATGGCCCGATTGGCCGTTGTTTCACTTTAATAACTGAAAATGGTGAAAGAACATTCGCTATCAGCCCGGGATTAATGAATCAACTCAGTCCAGAAAATATTCCTGAACATATTATTGCAGAAGCATCGGCGTTGGTAATTACAGCCTATTTGGTACGTTGTAAGCCAGGTGAACCTATGCCGGAAGCGACGATGAAAGCCATTGAATATGCGAAAAAGCATAATGTCCCTGTTGTACTGACATTAGGAACTAAATACGTCATTGCTGATGATCCTCAATGGTGGCGTGATTTTCTGGCAGAGCACGTTTCTGTAGTAGCCATGAATGAGGATGAAGCTCAGGAACTAACAGGTTTTAGTGATCCCTTGCTGGCGGCAGATATGGTTTTGAATTGGGTGGATCTCGTATTGTGTACTGCCGGGCCGGCTGGATTGTATATGGCGGGTTACACTGAAGAAGAGCATAGGCGTCAGACTTCACATCCATTATTGCCGGGCGCAATTGCTGAGTTCAATCGTTTTGAGTTTAGCCGTGCGATGCGTCAGGCTGATTGCCAGAATCCAATGCGGGTCTATTCTCATATTGAGCCATATATGGGAGGGCCTGAGAAGATTATGAACACTAATGGGGCAGGAGATGGTGCATTGTCTGCATTGCTGCATGATATTACGGCCAATAGTTATCACCGAATGAATGTTCCGAATTCCAGTAAACATATGCGCTCTTATTTGACATACTCTTCTTTGGCTCAGGTATGTAAGTATGCGAATAGAGTGAGTTATCAGGTATTGAGCCAGCATGCTCCGCGCTTGACTCGTGGATTACCAGAAAAAGAAGATAGCCTGGAAGAAGCGTACTGGGAACGTTGA
- the dnaX gene encoding DNA polymerase III subunit gamma/tau, producing MSYQVLARKWRPQIFSDVIGQQHVLTALANGLEHQRLHHAYLFSGTRGVGKTTIARLLAKGLNCETGITKTPCGQCINCLEIEQGRFVDLIEIDAASRTKVEDTRELLDNVQYAPARGRFKVYLIDEVHMLSRHSFNALLKTLEEPPEHVKFLLATTDPQKLPVTILSRCLQFHLKALDVNQISGQLEHVLKAEQIESEARARQLLARAADGSMRDALSLADQAIALGGGKLTAEIVSQMLGTLDDEQPLEMIEALVRADGQKLMALVDQVAARGMDWENLLVEMLSLLHRIAMIQLLPQQPDIESSSTEGRLRLLAKSISPSDLQLYYQALLVGRKDLPYAPERRMGVEMALLRALAFHPKTIIEETPEPHNVEMPAASAIAASTPVQPDNIVSKKSTEQKMSQTSGAESVADSPTAKLLQARNMLSRQGNAPPKKAEPAASVKTKPASSALERLVTVAEQRPKSFIPEVRESKPVKQEAYRWRAKNIEEKPVTTTPKAIKSALEYEKTPELVEKLADESKQRDPWAAEIDNLNIPKLVQQVALNAFKEQINESQFCLHLRSKQRHLNSASAQRSLSEALSELHGKPIELSIIEDDNPAVKTPLEWRQAIYEEKLAQARQSIISDRTIQTLQQLFDAELDEESIRPV from the coding sequence ATGAGCTATCAGGTACTTGCCCGTAAGTGGCGCCCACAAATATTTTCTGATGTAATTGGTCAGCAACATGTGTTGACTGCATTGGCTAATGGTCTTGAACACCAGCGCCTCCATCATGCTTATCTTTTTTCCGGCACTCGTGGTGTGGGAAAAACAACTATTGCGCGTCTGTTGGCAAAGGGGCTGAATTGTGAAACAGGTATCACAAAAACCCCCTGTGGACAGTGTATAAATTGCCTTGAAATTGAGCAGGGACGATTTGTTGATCTGATAGAAATTGATGCTGCTTCGCGAACAAAAGTCGAAGATACCCGCGAATTGCTGGATAACGTGCAGTATGCACCTGCCAGAGGGCGTTTCAAAGTTTATCTTATTGACGAAGTTCACATGTTGTCACGCCATAGTTTCAATGCATTACTCAAGACATTGGAAGAACCGCCAGAACATGTGAAATTTCTGTTGGCAACGACTGATCCGCAGAAATTGCCGGTAACTATTCTTTCACGTTGTCTGCAATTTCATTTGAAAGCACTAGATGTCAATCAAATCAGTGGCCAATTGGAGCATGTACTTAAGGCCGAACAAATAGAGAGCGAAGCTCGGGCCCGTCAGCTATTGGCCCGTGCGGCGGATGGCAGTATGCGTGATGCATTAAGTCTGGCCGATCAGGCCATTGCTCTTGGTGGAGGGAAACTGACAGCAGAGATTGTCAGCCAGATGTTGGGCACGCTGGATGATGAACAGCCTCTGGAAATGATAGAAGCGCTAGTTCGTGCTGATGGGCAGAAGCTTATGGCTCTGGTTGATCAGGTTGCAGCACGTGGTATGGATTGGGAAAATCTTCTGGTAGAGATGTTATCGTTGTTACATCGCATTGCCATGATCCAATTGCTGCCTCAGCAACCAGATATAGAATCGTCTTCAACAGAAGGGCGTTTGCGATTACTGGCGAAATCAATTTCACCTAGCGATTTACAACTCTATTACCAGGCTTTATTGGTTGGTCGTAAAGATCTCCCCTATGCGCCGGAGCGCAGAATGGGGGTTGAAATGGCATTATTGCGTGCTTTGGCGTTTCATCCCAAAACAATTATTGAAGAAACGCCGGAACCCCATAATGTAGAAATGCCTGCTGCATCGGCTATTGCAGCATCAACACCTGTACAGCCTGACAATATTGTCAGCAAAAAATCTACTGAACAAAAAATGTCTCAAACATCAGGGGCAGAATCGGTAGCTGACAGTCCGACAGCAAAATTACTGCAAGCGAGGAATATGCTTTCTCGCCAGGGAAACGCTCCTCCAAAAAAGGCTGAACCGGCAGCGTCTGTGAAGACGAAGCCGGCAAGTTCGGCACTGGAGCGATTGGTTACGGTGGCTGAACAGCGGCCGAAATCTTTTATTCCCGAGGTGCGGGAGTCGAAGCCTGTAAAACAAGAGGCTTATCGCTGGCGCGCTAAAAATATTGAAGAAAAACCCGTTACTACAACACCAAAAGCGATCAAATCAGCGCTTGAATATGAAAAGACACCAGAATTGGTGGAAAAGTTGGCCGATGAATCTAAGCAAAGAGATCCATGGGCCGCTGAAATTGATAACTTGAATATTCCAAAACTGGTTCAACAAGTGGCATTGAATGCATTTAAAGAGCAGATTAACGAAAGTCAGTTTTGCCTTCATTTGCGTTCAAAACAACGTCATCTTAACTCAGCATCGGCACAGAGATCTTTATCCGAAGCATTGAGTGAATTACATGGTAAACCTATTGAACTCAGTATCATTGAGGATGATAATCCAGCGGTAAAAACGCCGTTGGAGTGGCGACAAGCCATTTATGAAGAAAAATTGGCACAAGCTCGCCAATCCATTATTTCGGATAGAACAATTCAAACACTTCAGCAGCTATTCGATGCAGAATTGGATGAAGAAAGTATCCGGCCTGTTTAA
- the recR gene encoding recombination mediator RecR: MQTSPLLESLMEALRCLPGVGPKSAQRMAFHLLQRDRSGGMRLAQALTRAMSEIGHCQDCRTFTEQEQCTICANPRRQQNGQICVVESPADIHAIEQTGQFAGCYFVLMGHLSPLDGIGPMDIGLDRLEERLSSETLSEIILATNPTVEGEATANYIAEMCSQYGVTASRIAHGVPVGGELEMVDGTTLSHSLAGRQKITDL, encoded by the coding sequence ATGCAAACCAGCCCTCTTCTTGAATCCTTGATGGAAGCACTGCGTTGCCTGCCGGGCGTAGGCCCTAAGTCGGCGCAACGAATGGCGTTTCATCTTTTACAACGGGATCGCAGTGGCGGTATGCGGCTTGCGCAAGCATTGACGCGCGCCATGTCTGAAATTGGTCATTGTCAGGACTGCCGGACATTTACAGAGCAGGAACAGTGCACAATTTGTGCCAATCCCCGTCGCCAGCAAAATGGTCAAATCTGCGTGGTGGAAAGTCCTGCGGATATCCACGCAATTGAACAGACCGGTCAATTTGCGGGGTGTTATTTTGTCCTTATGGGGCATTTATCGCCGTTGGATGGTATTGGTCCAATGGATATTGGGTTGGATCGCTTGGAAGAACGTTTGTCTTCTGAAACCCTGTCAGAAATTATTCTGGCAACCAACCCGACTGTTGAAGGAGAGGCAACAGCAAACTATATTGCGGAAATGTGCTCACAATATGGTGTGACTGCCAGTCGTATTGCTCATGGTGTTCCCGTTGGAGGGGAACTCGAAATGGTGGATGGAACAACACTGTCCCATTCTCTTGCTGGCCGGCAGAAAATTACCGATTTGTGA
- the adk gene encoding adenylate kinase produces the protein MRIILLGAPGAGKGTQAQFIMEKFGILQISTGDMLRAAVKAGTELGLKAKELMDNGKLVTDELVIALVKERIKQDDCRNGFLLDGFPRTIPQADAMKEAGIKVDYVLEFDVPDEIIVERIIGRRVHAPSGRVYHIKFNPPKVENHDDITGEELTIRKDDQEDTVRQRLVEYHAQTAPLVSYYQQEAQDGNTKYFKLDGTRQVSEVSEELARILG, from the coding sequence ATGCGTATTATTCTGCTGGGCGCGCCAGGCGCCGGTAAGGGGACTCAGGCGCAATTTATCATGGAGAAATTTGGGATCCTCCAGATTTCGACAGGTGACATGTTGCGTGCCGCAGTAAAGGCAGGCACCGAGTTGGGTTTGAAAGCAAAAGAATTGATGGATAATGGCAAACTGGTCACAGACGAGCTGGTGATTGCCTTGGTTAAAGAGCGTATCAAACAAGATGATTGCCGTAATGGGTTCTTGTTGGATGGGTTCCCGCGTACCATTCCTCAGGCTGATGCTATGAAAGAAGCGGGTATCAAGGTTGATTATGTGCTGGAATTTGATGTTCCAGACGAAATTATCGTTGAACGCATTATTGGTCGTCGTGTACATGCACCATCAGGCCGTGTTTACCATATCAAATTCAACCCACCAAAAGTGGAAAACCACGACGATATTACAGGCGAAGAATTGACTATTCGTAAAGACGATCAGGAAGATACAGTTCGTCAACGCCTGGTTGAATACCATGCACAAACAGCACCTTTGGTTTCTTATTACCAACAAGAAGCTCAGGACGGTAATACAAAATATTTCAAACTTGATGGAACCCGTCAGGTATCTGAAGTCAGTGAAGAATTAGCCAGAATTCTGGGCTAA
- the wzz(fepE) gene encoding LPS O-antigen length regulator Wzz(fepE), with translation MSNKPVKNADFYEGHADYYHSRQEDEIDLFELFSVIFQSKYLIIAVSFVFAVIGFGIASFLPQKWTSTAAVVQPGLEEFQPLKNVLTELNVLNLESNLTKESLYKRFVENYNSRVLREEYLVDTDYFKALLANKDEITAQGKRSLIEQIVNKNISSSVPKKDKEDEFYETTLSFSAGTAEDSYKLLSGYIKFVSAVVRDQVKDELNDMVRQKLVYSKKLYDIDLARITNMRATDIERLKYAISIANSAGVKKPVSNGGAIIKDDPDYSIALGSDALQRKLQITEGITDSTMIDADLRNRLLYIKNLETVNIDKLDFQPFRYMQEPYEPTTKDSPKRLLILLGAGFIGFILSIMFVLMRNMVRSRQKQQTA, from the coding sequence ATGAGTAATAAACCAGTTAAGAACGCGGATTTTTATGAGGGGCATGCAGATTATTATCATTCAAGGCAAGAAGATGAAATTGATCTGTTTGAATTGTTCTCCGTAATCTTTCAATCAAAATATTTGATTATTGCAGTATCCTTTGTGTTTGCAGTAATTGGCTTTGGTATTGCATCATTCTTGCCGCAAAAATGGACCAGTACGGCTGCGGTGGTACAACCAGGGCTGGAAGAGTTTCAGCCATTAAAGAACGTATTAACAGAGCTGAATGTTCTTAATCTCGAATCAAATCTGACAAAAGAATCGTTATATAAGCGTTTTGTTGAAAACTATAATTCACGTGTATTACGTGAAGAGTATTTGGTGGATACTGATTATTTCAAAGCACTGCTCGCCAATAAAGATGAAATTACTGCACAGGGCAAAAGAAGTCTAATCGAACAGATTGTAAATAAAAATATTTCCTCTTCCGTGCCTAAAAAAGATAAAGAAGACGAGTTTTATGAAACAACGCTCTCTTTTAGTGCCGGTACGGCGGAAGATTCTTACAAACTGCTATCTGGCTATATCAAATTTGTCTCCGCAGTTGTGCGGGATCAGGTGAAAGATGAACTGAATGATATGGTGCGTCAGAAGCTGGTTTACTCGAAAAAACTCTATGATATCGATTTGGCCCGTATCACAAATATGCGTGCTACAGATATTGAACGATTGAAGTATGCAATTTCCATCGCTAACTCCGCGGGCGTCAAAAAACCAGTCTCTAATGGTGGCGCTATCATTAAGGATGATCCAGATTATTCAATTGCATTAGGTTCCGATGCGTTGCAACGAAAATTGCAGATTACTGAAGGAATTACCGATTCAACAATGATAGATGCAGATTTGCGTAACCGTCTTTTGTATATCAAAAATCTGGAAACTGTAAATATTGATAAACTTGATTTCCAGCCATTCAGATATATGCAGGAGCCTTATGAGCCAACAACGAAAGATTCACCTAAGCGTTTGTTGATTCTGCTTGGCGCTGGTTTTATTGGCTTTATCCTGTCCATTATGTTTGTTCTGATGCGCAATATGGTGCGTAGCCGTCAGAAGCAGCAGACAGCTTAA
- the htpG gene encoding molecular chaperone HtpG, with the protein MKDQETRGFQSEVKQLLQLMIHSLYSNKEIFLRELISNASDAADKLRFRALSAPELYENNAELRVRLALDQEKKTITISDNGIGMTRDEVIDNLGTIAKSGTKAFLESIGSDQAKDSQLIGQFGVGFYSSFIVADKVTVRTRAAGAKTEQGVFWESTGEGDYTVADIEKADRGTEITLHLREGESEFLNDWRLRSIIGKYSDHIALPVEIETQTKNEEDDSVTVAWEKINKAQALWTRGKAEISDDEYKEFYKHISHDFSDPLSWSHNRVEGKQEYTSLLYIPSQAPWDLWNREHKHGLKLYVQRVFIMDEAEQFMPNYLRFVRGLIDSNDLPLNVSREILQDSSITRNLRSALTKRVLQMLDKLAKDDAEKYQTFWQQFGLVLKEGPAEDGGNKEAIAKLLRFATTHNDSSSQTVSLEEYISRLAEGQEKIYYITADSYAAAKNSPHLELFRKKGIEVLLLSDRIDEWMMSYLTEFDGKSFQSVSKADESLDKLADENKAEQEEEDKKLEPFVERVKTLLGERVKEVKLTHRLTDTPAIVTTDANGMTTQMAKLFAAAGQSVPEVSYNFELNPEHDLVKRAADIQDDAQFANWIELLLDQALFAERGTLEDPNQFIRRMNQLLLAEQA; encoded by the coding sequence ATGAAAGATCAGGAAACCCGTGGATTTCAATCTGAAGTCAAACAATTATTGCAGTTGATGATCCACTCTCTTTATTCCAATAAAGAAATTTTTCTCCGCGAGCTGATTTCAAACGCATCAGATGCCGCTGATAAATTACGTTTCCGGGCATTATCTGCGCCTGAATTGTACGAGAATAATGCTGAACTGCGTGTTCGTCTGGCTTTAGATCAAGAGAAGAAAACCATCACCATTAGTGATAATGGTATTGGTATGACCCGTGATGAAGTGATCGATAATCTGGGAACGATTGCAAAATCCGGTACTAAGGCATTTCTTGAATCTATCGGTTCTGACCAGGCTAAAGATAGCCAGCTGATTGGACAATTCGGCGTTGGTTTTTACTCTTCCTTTATTGTTGCTGATAAAGTGACCGTACGTACCCGTGCAGCAGGTGCGAAGACAGAACAAGGTGTATTCTGGGAATCGACCGGTGAAGGTGATTACACTGTTGCAGATATTGAAAAGGCAGATCGTGGTACAGAAATCACCCTGCATCTGCGCGAGGGGGAAAGCGAATTCCTTAATGACTGGCGTCTACGTTCTATCATTGGCAAATACTCTGATCACATTGCTTTACCTGTTGAAATTGAAACCCAAACTAAAAACGAAGAAGACGATTCAGTTACTGTCGCATGGGAAAAAATCAATAAAGCTCAGGCCTTGTGGACTCGTGGTAAAGCTGAAATCAGCGATGATGAGTATAAGGAATTCTATAAACACATCTCTCATGATTTCTCTGATCCTTTAAGCTGGAGCCACAATCGTGTTGAAGGTAAGCAGGAATACACCAGCTTACTGTATATCCCTTCTCAAGCCCCGTGGGATTTGTGGAACCGTGAACATAAACATGGTTTGAAACTGTATGTGCAGCGTGTATTCATCATGGATGAAGCTGAACAATTCATGCCAAATTATCTGCGTTTTGTCCGTGGTCTAATTGATTCTAATGATCTGCCATTGAACGTTTCCCGTGAAATTCTGCAAGATAGTTCAATCACCCGTAATCTGCGTAGTGCATTGACTAAACGTGTATTGCAAATGTTGGATAAACTGGCAAAAGATGATGCAGAGAAATACCAGACTTTCTGGCAGCAGTTCGGTCTGGTGTTGAAAGAAGGCCCGGCTGAAGATGGTGGAAACAAGGAAGCTATCGCTAAATTACTGCGTTTTGCAACCACTCACAATGACAGCTCATCACAAACCGTTTCTCTGGAAGAATACATCAGCCGCTTGGCTGAAGGCCAGGAGAAGATTTACTATATTACGGCTGATAGTTATGCTGCGGCGAAGAATAGCCCACATCTGGAACTGTTCCGTAAGAAAGGCATTGAAGTTCTGTTGTTGTCCGACCGCATCGATGAATGGATGATGAGCTATCTGACTGAGTTCGATGGTAAATCATTCCAGTCAGTCAGTAAGGCTGATGAATCCCTTGATAAACTGGCTGATGAGAACAAAGCTGAGCAGGAAGAAGAAGATAAAAAACTAGAGCCATTTGTTGAACGCGTGAAGACACTGCTTGGTGAGCGTGTGAAAGAAGTTAAATTGACTCATCGATTGACTGATACTCCGGCGATAGTCACCACCGATGCCAACGGAATGACGACTCAAATGGCAAAACTGTTTGCAGCAGCAGGTCAGTCAGTACCAGAAGTTAGTTATAATTTTGAACTGAACCCGGAACATGACTTGGTGAAAAGAGCGGCTGACATTCAGGATGATGCTCAGTTTGCTAACTGGATAGAATTACTGCTGGATCAGGCGCTGTTTGCTGAACGTGGAACATTAGAGGATCCAAATCAATTCATTCGTCGTATGAATCAATTATTATTAGCTGAACAAGCGTAA
- the apt gene encoding adenine phosphoribosyltransferase, whose translation MTANAQKLQFIKDSIETIPDYPKAGILFRDITTLLDNPAAYRAAIDLLVAHFEGKGITKIVGTEARGFLFGSPVALRLGVGFVPVRKKGKLPRETLSETYDLEYGTDTLEIHKDSIKAEDKVLVVDDLLATGGTIEATVRLIRRLGGEVSEAAFIIGLPDLGGTERLKNQGVDSYILVEFPDH comes from the coding sequence ATGACCGCTAACGCACAAAAACTGCAATTTATTAAAGATAGTATTGAAACAATACCTGATTATCCCAAAGCAGGCATACTTTTTCGTGATATTACTACGCTATTGGATAATCCTGCTGCATACCGAGCGGCGATTGATTTACTGGTCGCACATTTTGAGGGAAAAGGTATTACCAAAATTGTCGGTACTGAAGCGCGTGGTTTCTTGTTTGGATCACCTGTAGCACTGCGTCTGGGAGTGGGGTTTGTTCCTGTCCGTAAAAAAGGCAAATTACCCAGAGAGACATTAAGTGAAACTTATGATCTGGAATACGGCACTGATACATTAGAAATTCATAAAGACAGTATCAAAGCTGAAGATAAAGTTCTTGTTGTCGATGACCTGCTTGCAACTGGTGGTACAATCGAAGCAACAGTCCGCTTAATCCGCCGTCTTGGTGGCGAGGTTTCTGAAGCAGCCTTTATCATTGGCTTACCTGATTTGGGTGGTACAGAGCGTTTGAAAAATCAGGGTGTTGACAGCTACATTCTCGTCGAGTTTCCTGACCACTGA
- the hemH gene encoding ferrochelatase, translated as MSNRNYGVLLVNLGTPDEPTPAAIRRYLAQFLSDRRVVDIPALIWKPLLHGVILPFRSSRVAKLYEEIWTEEGSPLLAYSIRQQRRLSEKLSDIPVVLGMTYGSPSLSQAVDTLLQQDINHFIILPLYPQYSSTTSAAVFDSISKILQGYRTIPHLNFIRGYARHPAYIAALKETVEQSFDKHGQPDRLILSYHGIPERLVKMGDIYPKDCLATTEFLSQVLDYPADRIMMTYQSRFGRLPWLTPFTDKTMASLPKQGVKHVQVLCPGFASDCLETLEEIKQQNKVVFLGAGGKKFEYIPALNDNEAHISLFEQLVNNIVR; from the coding sequence ATGAGTAATCGCAATTATGGTGTTCTATTGGTCAATCTTGGCACGCCAGATGAGCCTACACCAGCAGCAATCAGACGTTATTTAGCGCAATTCCTAAGTGATCGACGGGTGGTCGATATCCCTGCATTGATTTGGAAGCCGCTATTACACGGTGTTATTCTTCCCTTCCGTTCTTCCCGTGTCGCTAAACTATACGAGGAAATCTGGACAGAAGAAGGCTCTCCTTTACTGGCTTATAGTATTCGCCAACAAAGACGATTGAGTGAAAAGCTGAGTGATATTCCTGTGGTTCTGGGGATGACTTATGGCTCACCTTCTTTGTCTCAGGCAGTAGATACTTTGTTACAGCAAGATATTAATCATTTCATCATACTTCCTCTCTATCCCCAATATTCCAGCACAACATCGGCAGCTGTATTTGATAGTATCAGCAAAATATTGCAGGGATATCGTACTATTCCTCATCTGAATTTTATCCGTGGTTATGCAAGGCACCCTGCATACATTGCTGCGCTGAAGGAAACAGTAGAGCAAAGTTTTGACAAGCATGGTCAGCCTGACCGCCTTATTCTTTCTTACCATGGCATTCCTGAACGTCTGGTTAAGATGGGGGATATTTATCCAAAAGATTGCCTGGCAACGACCGAGTTTTTGTCGCAAGTGTTGGATTATCCGGCAGATAGAATTATGATGACCTACCAATCACGTTTTGGTCGTTTGCCGTGGTTAACACCCTTCACGGATAAGACAATGGCATCGTTGCCAAAACAAGGTGTGAAACATGTTCAGGTACTGTGTCCGGGATTTGCATCTGACTGCCTTGAGACATTGGAAGAAATTAAGCAACAGAATAAAGTTGTTTTTTTGGGCGCAGGTGGGAAAAAGTTTGAATATATACCTGCACTTAACGATAATGAGGCACACATTTCGCTGTTCGAACAATTGGTCAATAACATTGTCAGATAA